A genome region from Deinococcus seoulensis includes the following:
- a CDS encoding PadR family transcriptional regulator — translation MPRSPNSSPHTRAVLHALQQTYPAHTYGYDLSKSTSLKSGTLYPILQRLHEQGHLDAQWEQSPHPGKPPRHIYRLTHSGLGLARERHEPTPTAPRTKGALT, via the coding sequence ATGCCCCGCTCCCCCAACTCCAGCCCCCATACCAGAGCCGTCCTGCACGCCCTCCAGCAGACCTACCCCGCGCACACCTACGGCTACGACCTGTCCAAGAGCACCAGCCTGAAAAGCGGGACCCTCTACCCCATCCTCCAGCGCCTGCACGAACAGGGCCACCTGGACGCCCAGTGGGAACAGTCCCCGCACCCCGGCAAACCCCCCCGCCACATCTACCGCCTGACCCACAGCGGCCTCGGGCTGGCCCGCGAACGCCACGAACCCACCCCCACCGCACCACGCACCAAGGGAGCCCTGACATGA